The DNA segment ATGGCTCCCCCTAGCACTTCGTCCGAAGTCGAGGAGCGAACCTTCATCTTGCCTGCCGACCACTCTACGACCGAGTAGCTCTCCGCCGCTCCGATCTTCGAGTTAACGATGACGTCCGAATCGTTGAGCGAAATCTCCCTGATCTCGCCCTTCTTGTAGATGGAGCGACCACGCCGCAGCTCCGCCTCGTCAAACGCAGCTTCCCAGTCCTCGCTAAGACGAGAACTCCACAACTCCAACGACTGGCGCGAGTAAAGGCGATTGGCTCCTTTCCAACTCATAAACCGCCCATCTTGAAAAGCGCGGCAAGCCCACTCAACGATTTTCGAGCAGAGCGCCAAATAGGAAACCTTATCCGTTTTGGCGTGTACCTGAGGCAGCAATTGATCAAGACTTACAAACGTAGCTATTCACGCCTCCATGTTCGCACGACTTCGCAAATCATTCCTCTCCGGACTCATCCTCCTCGCTCCAATCGGCATCACCTTCTTCGTCTTCAATTGGCTGGTCATCAAAGTAGGAGGAAACGTCAAGGAGCCGCTCCTCAAGCTCCTTCACATTCCCGAGAACCTCATATCCAAGGAGAGCCTGACCCTCGTGTGGGACACCCTCGCCACCGTCATCGTCCTGCTGGCCATCACTCTGCTCGGCTTCCTCTCCCGCTACTTCATCGCCAAGTACCTCTTCTCCATCGGCGAACGGTTCCTCAACAACGTTCCCATCATCAACACAGTCTACACTTCCGTTAAGCAAATCGTAGACACCTTCAGCTCCCAAAATCGAGCCGTCTTCCAAAAGGTCGTTCTGGTCGAGTTCCCCAAGGAAGGCTGCCACGCCCTCGGCTTTCTCACTGGCGACGGCAAAGGCGAGGTCCAACACAAGACTGACGATCACCTGCAAAACGTCTTCGTCCCCACCACCCCGAACCCCACCAGCGGCTTTCTGGTCATGATGAAGAAAGAGGATATCATGGAACTGGACATGACGGTCGGGCAAGGCATGAAGCTCATCATTTCAGGAGGCGCCGTGGCTCCCCCCTACCCGCCTGTCGAGAAAAGCCTGCAATTCCGAACCGAAAAGCCGCGACCTACCGAGCCTCCCACGGATGCCAGCTGAGAGGCTTATCCTCGCCGAGGCCATCGTACTGAAGCTCACGCCGACCGGCGAGAAGTTTACCCAAGTTAGGCTTCTGTCACCCGAGCGAGGGCTGCTGAGCGTGCTCAAACGAAACCGCAGCAAGGCAAACGGCGCCCACATCGACCTCTTCGACGAAGGGGAAGCTCACCTAGACTTCAAGTCTGGCGAAAATGCCAACAACGGATTCCTGACCGAGTTCAACGTATCCAAAAAACGGAACGGGCTCGGCAAAAGCTATGCCGCGCTGCAAGGCGCATCTTGGCTTTCCGGACTGCTGCTGGCCAACCCCATGCACGAGGACGAACTCGCAGAAGAGAGCTTCCGCCTCGCCGCCCGCGCCCTCGACGCTCTCAGCGACGGAGCTCCACCGCAGGCGGTCCTTCTCAAAACCTTGTTCGTTTTCGCCCGAGATGAAGGTTACCCCATGGTCGCCGACTGGGCGAGCAAGCTGTCTCCCGCCTTGTCGCAGAGCGTGACCACCCTTTTGAATACGCCCCTAAGCCAAATCACGCTCGACAAGCAAGAGCAGCAAACCGCCTTCGCCTCACTCTCGCGCTACGTCGAGCACAACACCCACATTCG comes from the Pelagicoccus enzymogenes genome and includes:
- a CDS encoding DUF502 domain-containing protein — protein: MFARLRKSFLSGLILLAPIGITFFVFNWLVIKVGGNVKEPLLKLLHIPENLISKESLTLVWDTLATVIVLLAITLLGFLSRYFIAKYLFSIGERFLNNVPIINTVYTSVKQIVDTFSSQNRAVFQKVVLVEFPKEGCHALGFLTGDGKGEVQHKTDDHLQNVFVPTTPNPTSGFLVMMKKEDIMELDMTVGQGMKLIISGGAVAPPYPPVEKSLQFRTEKPRPTEPPTDAS